aagatgtgtgggcagaactgaaaaagtgtgtgcaagcaaggaggcctacaaacctgactcagttacaccagctctgtcaggaggaatgggccaaaattcacccaacttattgtgggaagcttgtggaaggttacccgaaacgtttgacctaagttaaacaatttaaaggcaatgctactgaatactaattgagtgtatgtaaacttctgacccactgggaatgtgatgaaagaaataaaagctgaaataaataattctctctactattattctgccatctcacattcttaaaataagatcctaactgacctaaaacaggaaattattactgggattaaatgtcaggaattgtgaaaaactgaggttaaatgtatttggctaaggtgtatgtaaacttccgacttcaactgtatatgatatagcctaccttttaggagCGGGACGATTTTCAGGCAGAGACAAATAAATGGGTAATcaatatttattgaaaataaaaaggcGCAAAGCTCGCTCACTATAGTGGCCATTGCGCGTCCTGCGACTTCTCCTTTCTAATGATCACAATTTTGGATTGCACCTCGGCTCACGTCGGTTGAGCGCCCTGCACTTCTTTCCATTATCAACATTTAAGACACTGTAATAAACTAGTCTAATCATATTTAAGTTAATTTCCTTGGAAAGGTAACTGCCACGTGATTCTCCGCCCATGCATAGGCAGCCTACTCTATTTCAATGAAACCACACATATAGGCTACTACGCGCGCTTGATCTCGCACGCCCAACTAGGAGAGGTAGAGACGACgttgaggggagaggtagagacgacgttgagaggagaggtagagacgacgttgaggggagaggtagaaacgacgttgagaggagaggtagagacgacgttgaggggagaggtagagacgacgttgagaggagaggtagagacgacgttgaggggagaggtagagacgacgttgaggggagaggtagagacgacgttgagaggagaggtagagacgacgttgagaggagaggtagagacgacgttgaggggagaggtagagacgacgttgagaggagaggtagagacgacgttgaggggagaggtagagacgacgttgaggggagaggtagagacgacgttgaggggagaggtagagacgacgttgaggggagaggtagagacgacgttgaggggagaggtagagacgacgttgaggggagaggtagagacgacgttgaggggagaggtagagacgacgttgaggggagaggtagagacgacgttgaggggagaggtagagacgacgttgaggggagaggtagagacgacgttgaggggagaggtagagacgacgttgaggggagaggtagagacgacgttgaggggagaggtagagacgacgttgaggggagaggtagagacgacgttgaggggagaggtagagacgacgttgaggggagaggtagagacgacgttgaggggagaggtagagacgacgttgaggggagaggtagagacgacgttgaggggagaggtagagacgacgttgagaggagaggtagagacgacgttgaggggagaggtagagacgacgttgaggggagaggtagagacgacgttgaggggagaggtagagacgacgttgaggggagaggtagagacgacgttgaggggagaggtagagacgacgttgaggggagaggtagagacgacgttgaggggagaggtagagacgacgttgaggggagaggtagagacgacgttgaggggagaggtagagacgacgttgagaggagaggtagagacgacgttgaggggagaggtagagacgacgttgaggggagaggtagagacgacgttgaggggagaggtagagacgacgttgaggggagaggtagagacgacgttgaggggagaggtagagacgacgttgaggggagaggtagagacgacgttgaggggagaggtagagacgacgttgaggggagaggtagagacgacgttgaggggagaggtagagacgacgttgaggggagaggtagagacgacgttgaggggagaggtagagacgacgttgaggggagaggtagagacgacgttgaggggagaggtagagacgacgttgaggggagaggtagagacgacgttgaggggagaggtagagacgacgttgaggggagaggtagagacaacgttgaggggagaggtagagacgacgttgagaggagaggtagagacgacgttgaggggagaggtagagacgacgttgaggggagaggtagagacgacgttgaggggagaggtagagacgacgttgaggggagaggtagagacgacgttgaggggagaggtagagacgacGTTGAGGGGAGAGGTAGGCTATTGAAGTTGAAGCAGAGAATTCTGAGTGTGTGAATAATTGCGACAAAGGTGTGCTTTTAATACAATACATAGGCGTAGGCTAACGGATACAAATCAGGAAGAGAACCGTTTACAAATAAACTGCAGGACAACAAAATATATTGTCATTCCAAAGTCGTCAGTCTGACCGCCCTCTCCCACCTGCAGCATTAAAAATACCGACGCTATAATGATCTCTGTCAGGACCCGCAGCCCACTACTGCCGTTTTTTACCATGTGCTGCTATGCTTTCTCCACCCACCCTGCACTGAAGAGCTCGCCCCACATTTGTACTGCATTTCTTTCTTTCTATGGCGAATAAACATCCTCTACCAAATGTTCTTTAGGCTGCACGATTTCTCCtgcaccctctctccccccctctccatctctctcatttaTAATAGTGTTTGTACTGTCTATACTATCTCAAGCAGAGCTCTAGAGTTGAGCTCCACTCTGATTGGCTCAGTCACTCTCCTGTTGAGAAGGCCTTGGATTTCAACATGTGAGGCATCATTCTAGCTAGCACCACAGCAAAATGGCCTAATCACATTCATTCACAAATCATCTCAGAGCAAGagtcctgatctaggatcaggtcccccctgcccatataatcttattcattattatTAAAATACAAAACTGGTCctggatcagcactcctactctgagaagctTTGTGAATGTGTATGGGCCCAGTTCCCTAGGGATTAATTGATGATGATCTAGCTATTCCATCCAtatgatggtgttgatgatggTGGATTAATTAATAACCCTTTCATGCCCGGGGTGGAGCCAATATCAACAGGTGGGAAAGAAGGACAAAAAATAAAGCACAATTTAACAAAAATCGTATTTCCTTATAAACATTTTATTCAGTGCATTTTCGTTAGAACAACAAATAACCTACTGCAAGAAGGTACCAGATTAAAAGTGTATCTGTGCTCTGTGGATCATTCACTTGTAGTCTGGTATAGACTGGAGCACAGGGTCCAAAACAGGTAGATAATAAGCAAAGTAGACCTACAGTACATCATGCTGCTATTTCCCAGAGGTCCACAGTCTCCCATGCAATAAtagtgtcaatcaatcaatcaatcaaaatgATAGACATAAGCATCTATTCGgctccaggggggggggggggggacaatgcagGAGAATACAAATAATCATTTAATCTGTAAGAGCCCTCAATTTCACTAATAATCCCCATTtgatggtaaaataaaaaatcaagAATTATGTTATTatcctttcacacacacacgcaaacaaatGACTGAATACATCTAAATACCATACGAAATGTTGTTTATAGTTTGTCAAAGGAGACTACTAATGACACAATATTGTAAAAGGGTTGACATAAGTTTTTAAACAACTACTCTGTTTCTCTATTTTATTATTAAAACAAGTTGCTGTAGACCACACATTGTCCGTGTCCGATTACCCGTCGCCTCCTTGTGTTGTAACTAGTAGACTGATTGGGTAGGCGAAAATAGAACGTTTCATAGTATGACACATATTGAAAATGGagtatgctttaaatgccaggatgtcatgCTATTGAGGAAGAGATTTGTCTTAGACTCACGTGTGTTTGACAACATATCAGCTGATAATCGAAATAGAGGGATGGGTTGTACCAAAATGAATGTCGGAAAACAACGCAATTGTGAATTAGATGATGCATTCTCAGTATGGGTGAGCCTAGTATGTTGATATTTGTTGCTTACTGCATAAATGTTTACTAAACAGTAcgttctaaatagtatgtagtacGTTTAGTACACACTACACAATGTGTAGTTCTAGTAGAAGGTAAGACAGATTTAGGACATGGCCTATGATTGTGATtcgatttctttctttctttcttcctttctttctttctttctttctttgccTTGAGTAAAACTAGAGAAACACGCTTGACTCTTTGGTACACAGGAACAAATGATCGCAATCAGTATAGCTGGCAAGCAATTTATATGGTAGACGAGGCAGAAGGCTTGCAGATATGTACACCTTGGACTCAAACACACAAAAAAGCTTTTTTTAGGAGGCATGAAAGCAACAGTTGATGGACCACATAAATACTGACCAGTAACTCTCCCTCTCAAGACCTTCAGAGAGATATACATTGGTAATACACTACATATGCTCAAGAATACAAGGAAGAATATAAATTCCAGACCAGCAAAATGGCTTTTCGTATCGAAGTTCATAGCAAAGTTGACCCGCAGAAGCTCGTTCATGATTTATTTAATTGATGATGTCATAGTCTGTCACAGTGGTTTCAGTACACACTAAGCTAAGCTAATTTGCTTCCTCTCCACCTGTTCAGTTTGATGAGGATCAGTTGAGTCTGCTTACAGTGAGAACCGCCCTCTACCTGACGCTGACCACCCCAGCTATGTGGACTGCTCGTTCTGGCTCAGTGTCTTCCCTCCTCCGTTCAGCAGGGCTGATGCACTACGGCTCTTAGTGGGAGTACCGCTGCCGGAGCGGGAGAACTCGGTCAGGTCATGGAGTGAGGGTTCCCTGTACATGGCAACTGGATGACAAAGAAGCAGATAGGGTATCAAGTTTGGTACAGATCAACTCTGGTTATCTGTATTGTGCAGAGCCTTTGACAAACATGATATTCTTCTGTAAAATGCAACGATATACCAAGGGGAGTCTTTCTAACAAGGCCCTTAACTCCAACAGTTACCCCAACaaccttcaacacacacacacacacacacacacacacacacacacacacacacacacacacacacacacacacacacacacacacacacacacacacacacacacacacacacacacacacacacacacacacacacacacacacacacacagtgtaagacccactcacacacacacacacacacacacacacacacacagtgtaagaCCCACTCACAGCCTCTCAGAgtaaaggcgtcagcatgcttccATTTGGCTCCCTTAAAAGACATTAGCttgaaaaataagaaaaaaagtggcaatagtactgtttgagtcatgcctgctcccgctcctcctccagcattacgcactcaagccaccatcagtacgcacacctgccttccccccgTCATGCGCATCAGTGATAATTGAACTCACGTGGActcaattacttgtgtcattaccatccctatatctgtctgttcccaagCTCTGTTCCTGGCTTCGGGATTAATTGTCTCATGTCCATGTTACCCGTGTTCCGGCGCTGCTCCTGTCTTGTTTCCTTGTCTGTTCCCGAATAAATGTCTGACTCCCCGTAGCTGCTTCTCCTGTCCGGCATCGGCCCTTACAGTTTGTCCATTTCGAGACGccatagccagtatacacttcctcaaaatagtctgaattaagataactcaagaaatctgctATGTAAATTGctgtcattcattttgatgtTTTTGCAGAGGAGATCTTAGTCGTGCAATTTTACAGATAAGATTTTTgctgcagtatttctcaatgaaaaatgtgcatgaaaaaaTTAATTTGTCTCTTGTTGAATGAAAacagactttattgaagaatccctactgttgaccaatcaccaacgAAGGTACGTAGACTTCAGCTACCGACTTCGGCTTGTTTCCAGAAAAATGTTTGTGTGCTGAACAGCCCCCCAAAaagtccaaaacaaacaaaaacatcacaaaatatcatcataatatatgcacaaacccTTCCaaactgtttcggctgggaagcatgtgGACGCCTTAGATCGGAGATGGGCAACTCCTCGAggacctgattggtgtcacactttttctccatccctagcaaacagctgattaatcaaatgtcattctaaactgaagatcacgattaagtgattattggagtcaggtgtgttagctggggctggggcaaagcTGTGAATTGCCCACCCCTGCCTTAGAGTAAGACCCACTCACCTTTCAGTGGCTTGGGGATGAAGTGGCCTGATGGTTTATTCTTCTTCACATGGTTCCCTTTCATGATGACTCCCTCTTTATTGAGGCCAAGAAACCAGGCCCTGCCCGACTGCTGCTGTCTGTAGAGCATGGAGGAGTATGTCACGTAGTAGTTCTCAAACACTGACTCCTTGAACTTACACTCCGGGGTGAAGTGTTCctaaagagggagacagagaggcgaTAAAGACAGGAGTgtgaatttgagagaaataaagagataagaaacagaaagggagagaaataaagaaagctTCACTTAGTTTCAGCCATTTTACTCTCACCCAGGCTATCCATTCATAGCAAATATCCAAAGGGAAGTGAATGAGGACAGAAGGGATGGACTAACTACCTGGCATGAAGCACTACCAGAATCTGTCCAGGGCAGTACAGAAGGCTGAACTAAAAGTTGGGACCAATTCCATTTCCATGGTTGGGAACCTTTTACGTGCACAGCTTACAAATCAGCATAGGCCTGCCCCAAAGTGCCCAGCTGCTAAACAGCATAGGCCTGCCCCAAAGTGTCCAGCTGCTAAACAGCATAGGCCTGCTCCAAAGTGTCCAGCTGCTAATCAGCATAGGCCTGCTCCAAAGTGTCCAGCTGCTAATCAGCATAGGCCTGCTCCAAAGTGTCCAGCTGCTAAACAGCATAGGCCTGCTCCAAAGTGTCCAGCTGCTAAACAGCATAGGCCTGCTCCAAAGTGTCCAGCTGCTAAACAGCATAGGCCTGCTCCAAAGTGTCCAGCTGCTAATCAGCATAGGCCTGCTCCAAAGTGTCCAGCTGCTAATCACCATAGGCCTGCTCCAAAGTGTCCAGCTGCTAAACAGCATAGGCCTGCTCCAAAGTGTCCAGCTGCTAATCAGCATAGGCCTGCTCCAAAGTGTCCAGCTGCTAAACAGCATAGGCCTGCTCCAAAGTGTCCAGCTGCTAAACAGCATAGGCCTGCTCCAAAGTGTCCAGCTGCTAAACAGCATAGGCCTGCTCCAAAGTGTCCAGGTGCTAATCAGCATAGGCCTGCTCCAAAGTGTCCAGCTGCTAATCACCATAGGCCTGCTCCAAAGTGTCCAGCTGCTAAACAGCATAGGCCTGCTCCAAAGTGTCCAGCTGCTAAACAGCATAGGCCTGCTCCAAAGTGTCCAGCTGCTAAACAGCATAGGCCTGCTCCAAAGTGTCCAGCTGCTAATCTACAGTAAGAGATCCCTTACAACTGGTCGCTTTCAGAATTGAGTTGTGAAAACCTCCGTTGACTGATGAGCTGAATTAAACTCGCTTGCTATACTGTGTGAACAGGCCTATGATGGGAATGTCAGACTATAGGAGCCACCATGAGCCATCCATCACTCTTACAGCTTGCTCATCCATCACTCTAACAGCTCAGATTGTTGTGGTGAGCTGATTTCTTTTCACCTGCACAGTTTGAAAACACAGACTCATTCAATTGCCAGACAAAGGTCAAAGGTCAATACTTTAATTGGAAAAGATCGATACAAAACCTCATTCTGCAAGAGACACCAATGTCTATGGTGAtaatacacacacccacatccaatcacacactcgcacacacacacacacacacacacacacacacacacacacacacacacacacacacacacacacacacacacacgcaaacacacacacacacacacgcgcacgcaaaAACACACCGACATCCAatcatacgtacacacacacgcaccacacacacacacaacacacacatacacaaacacacccacatccaatcatatgcacacacgcacaagcgcacgcacacacacacatgcacactcacatccaatcatacacacacacgcacaggcaaacacacacacacacacacacacacaaacacaggctaGACTTTAGGCAACTTGTCTAACATTTAGCCCCTGCTGTATTTTTCCATCCAGATTGCTAAATGACCTCACCAGAGCTGAAACAATCCCAACTTCAGAGAGCATTTCCATGCTCATGTGTCTCCATGGTAACTTCCAACTCCCCAGAATACAAACCAGCCCTCTCGTAAAGATGGCCCCCAGGTTACCAATGGGGACATAAACAGAGGGACAAGATCGCTATTACAAGTTAAATACACAATGTGGTGGCCACTGCCACACTCACAACAGCAACTACTGCACAACTACTGACCTTAGTCATCACACCAGTCACTTTGGTTTTCACACCAACAATTGATGCTTAAATATAATTAACATGGCAGTTAAGGTGACCTTCAACGTAATCAATTAGCTCAGTAACACAGGTAGTAGTATACTTAAGCAAAAACgcccctcaggggtttgtggtatatggccaatataccacggctaagggctgttcttaggcaagaCACAATGCTGTATATTGCCCCAATACCACAAactcccgaggtgccttattgctactataaactggttaccaattatagcagtaaaaataaatgttttgccatAGCGTGGTATATtatctgatataccacagctgtcagccaatcagcattcagggctcgaaccactaTGTTTATAATGTGATATGCACCCTGCCACATGGAAGCCTAACTTGGGAAGTGTGTAGGAGACGCAAAGgagtcggcaggtagcctagcagttaagagtgtttggccagtaagcgaaaggttgctggtttgaatccccgagccgactaggtgaataatctgtcgatgtgcccttgagcaatgcacttaaccctggataagagtgtctgctaaattactaaaatgtaaagtgAGACTCACCGAAGTGTAGAGGAAGCCGTCGTTGTTCATGGCTAGGTAGAGCTTGGTCTGAACCCCCTGGATGGCCACCACTCGCAGCCCAACAGGAATGAGGTTGAACACAGCTGCAATGTGGAATACAAAGGAGAGAGTAGGTAGTACACTTTTAGAAAACAGGATTCTTCTGTTGTCCCTATAGGAGAaatatttttggttccatgtagaactcttttggattccatgaagaaccctctgtgtaaagggttctacctggaaccaaaagggttattcaaagggttctccaatagggacagccgaagaacccttttaggttctagatagcacctttttttatgCGTGTAGACAGTATAAGAGAAACATTCTACTGGAGATGTAATAGCGAACATAGAGCTACAGAAAACATTGAGCAAAAGAGGTGAAGTTGACTATTCTCTCTTCTTGAATTCTATATCACAATAATCTGAAATCTGAACGAATTCAAGGCAAAAACACAGTCAAAAACACATAGTCCTACCATAGCTGTTGTCCTCGTCCTTGGTTCCATCGATGGTTCCATCAGCCTGCATCTGAAGGCAGAAGCCTGTGCGGCTGTACAGCCTCGTCACTATCCCCTTGAGCTGGGGCTCTGTGGAGACAACAGGGAAGAATGTGTGatcaggaggagagggaagagagaagaagagaggagatatTGGACATATACCAAGTCTATAGTCCAATTATACTAGCTAGTTTTCTACTGCTTCACACACAGTCAGTAGTAAACTACCCGAGGAACCTCAGGCATCCCATAGACATCACACTGTGGCACAAACCCAAAACAGTGTGATGGGTACCTGGGATAGTGGTGGCTGGCCATGCAATATCAAGCTCATTCATAGTTTCAAAAACAGGTGATCTAGCTGTCTGGATACTGTACATTGACACTGTACTTTGAATGTCATTCTTGTTAAGATGATAATATCATGCACAACAGAAGCATGTCAGTGTGAATATGTTGTGCACTTTTCCGATGATGACAGTGTCGTAAGTGTTAGAGTGAGGTAATTCATTGATGAGTGCGTGGACTTGCAGGATCACGACAGTTTGATGGATAGATAGTCAAATACTGTATTTCTTATACTATACCATCACATTTTGGACAGAGGTGCCATTACTCTGAGGCCTTCAAATTTAAAATGGGAGAGGATGGAAGTGTTCGTGGTGTTCGAAttgttggtggtgatgatgattatgatgatgacAGTTATTGTGTTATGTCGAGAAATCACACTCAAGAGCACACCTGGTCGACTTATTCTCTTCCGTTTCTTAGAGCCAAAGAGTTTGACGCGTGAGAACACGTTCAGCTTGCTCGGTTTCTCACAGGGTCCCCTGTCCCCTGCTTTGCAAATATTCGGACTGCTTGCGCAGCGGCAGGCATTCGCCTTCTCCCGCTCCCGCTCCCTCTTTTGCCGAATGAGGGAGCTGGCGATCGCAGCGGCCATAGCCAGTTTGGCGGTTTAGTGATGGAAAAACGTCCCAGAAGAAAATTCTATATTCACCACTCACCAAATAATGAATATTATCCAATGAAATCTAAGCAGTATTGTTTTTATGTAAACAAAATATTCCATTATATCCTTAAAGTGCGTAACAAAGTCATTATAGTTTTATTGTCACAGCTGGAAAAAAAAGATTCTGGATATTCCGAGCAGACAAACctctcactgacacacactggtttaatcaacgttgtttccacggcAATTCAATGCCAATTCAATGCAATTgcgttgaaccaacatggaatagacgttgaattgacgtctgtgcccaatgGGCTCGTGCGCCTTCAGCTGTGAATCAACAGCTAGTCTCTCCAATTTATACATTCGATTTGTTGTTGATCACTGCAGCTTCTCATGCGTGCACACCCGCTGTGATGCATCCATCCACCCTTCGTGAGAAAAATGAAACAACTCTTGTCATAGTTGTGTGTGCCATTAATGCAGCAACCGCAAGCAATCCTCTCCTCAGCTTTGGAGCCAATGCCACATAACCTACAGTATGACTTACAGTAAAGGCTGTTGGCGCCACGTGGTATGACACTCATATATGTTAGGCtatggcgagagagagggagagagagagggagcgagagggggagcgagagggggaggTCTTGCCTCATTTTGGTGCAGAGATTCCGCTACTATTccttccacctctccatctctgcgATATGAATTGCGGCATAGGAGTCTGAACAAAATACATTAGGAGAAACTGCGGGCGCTTTTTGCAGGCATCTTCGTAACTGAATATCGGCATGTGACAGGCAAGGCATGAGACGCTGATGCAAAACACAGAAAGAAAACGTCGCATCATATAAATCCAGGGAGAACAGAAGATCACTGATAGTACCCTATGGTCTCATGGCAAAATAATCAGGGGAGGGAGGTGTTC
The Salvelinus fontinalis isolate EN_2023a chromosome 10, ASM2944872v1, whole genome shotgun sequence DNA segment above includes these coding regions:
- the LOC129863459 gene encoding fibroblast growth factor 13-like isoform X1, translated to MAAAIASSLIRQKREREREKANACRCASSPNICKAGDRGPCEKPSKLNVFSRVKLFGSKKRKRISRPEPQLKGIVTRLYSRTGFCLQMQADGTIDGTKDEDNSYAVFNLIPVGLRVVAIQGVQTKLYLAMNNDGFLYTSEHFTPECKFKESVFENYYVTYSSMLYRQQQSGRAWFLGLNKEGVIMKGNHVKKNKPSGHFIPKPLKVAMYREPSLHDLTEFSRSGSGTPTKSRSASALLNGGGKTLSQNEQST
- the LOC129863459 gene encoding fibroblast growth factor 13-like isoform X2, yielding MTFPLRRSTSEPQLKGIVTRLYSRTGFCLQMQADGTIDGTKDEDNSYAVFNLIPVGLRVVAIQGVQTKLYLAMNNDGFLYTSEHFTPECKFKESVFENYYVTYSSMLYRQQQSGRAWFLGLNKEGVIMKGNHVKKNKPSGHFIPKPLKVAMYREPSLHDLTEFSRSGSGTPTKSRSASALLNGGGKTLSQNEQST
- the LOC129863459 gene encoding fibroblast growth factor 13-like isoform X3 yields the protein MQPEDSSFSSVDVVIIESPCHNTCYKIFCCRLKKAIRMGREISPEEPQLKGIVTRLYSRTGFCLQMQADGTIDGTKDEDNSYAVFNLIPVGLRVVAIQGVQTKLYLAMNNDGFLYTSEHFTPECKFKESVFENYYVTYSSMLYRQQQSGRAWFLGLNKEGVIMKGNHVKKNKPSGHFIPKPLKVAMYREPSLHDLTEFSRSGSGTPTKSRSASALLNGGGKTLSQNEQST
- the LOC129863459 gene encoding fibroblast growth factor 13-like isoform X4 yields the protein MSPKTAKQVTKEEKEHATREPQLKGIVTRLYSRTGFCLQMQADGTIDGTKDEDNSYAVFNLIPVGLRVVAIQGVQTKLYLAMNNDGFLYTSEHFTPECKFKESVFENYYVTYSSMLYRQQQSGRAWFLGLNKEGVIMKGNHVKKNKPSGHFIPKPLKVAMYREPSLHDLTEFSRSGSGTPTKSRSASALLNGGGKTLSQNEQST